The Hippoglossus stenolepis isolate QCI-W04-F060 chromosome 1, HSTE1.2, whole genome shotgun sequence DNA segment actCATTTCTGGTGAATTATATTCCCAGTTTTTGATATAACTCATCTGTAGTATTTTTTCTGATATCAAATCTATACAATCtcacaaaatgataaaacacttcTGGTATATTTTCAGTTAACACACATCCAAGCTGTTTAACAATATATATTGATGTTAAAACAGGTCTGTGGTTGGGACAGAGTTGCTCCACTGAGCTGCATTCTTCTGACTcagaagaaagacaggaaatggACAACAGAACCAAAGGAGgctgacaaaccaaccatcTCTGCAGATCCGACACCTGTTACAGCAGAAAGCTCAGCCAGCATCGCAGAGCAGCGCTGTGAGTCGCGTCCAGGACTTTGTAACCAACAGGGAGAATCTTGCATTAACAATGCTGTGGCAGCTCTGCAGCTAGATATCACAGAATGGCCTTTCGTCAATGCCATGCAGAAAACTACATCACATCACTTCCCAGAAACGACAGAGGAAGGATGGACTCTTGGAGCGACTTTGCGGCCTCATCATCTGTCCACAAAATGCACCGTGTCAGAGAAAAGACATATTAAGCCTCAGAAACACAGCCACAGGCCCAACAGCACCGTGGTTCCCATCAAGACCTACACATTCTTACCACCAATCAAGCCGCCACATCTGAATCCCAAAGTTGACGGCCAGACCTGCAGTGGCAGGAAGGCTTCAGGGGGCGTGAACTTGCAGGAAAGAGGTTTCATGTTGGATAAGAGAAgcgggaggagaggaagaagagaggagccTGTTGCAAACGCTGGGCTTCCCAATCACCCTGCAGCCCTGACCTCCACACACCAGACATGTCACCATAACGCACCCTTGTCTTATGCAGGTAGTGTTTCTATTCCCAAAGGGTATCAGCTGTCCGTGTCCTCCAAACCTGACACAGAGCAATACGGGCGCTACATGATGGGTGAGAGCCTCACACGGATCCTCCAGGGCAGCACTGCAGCAGGTGCCCAAACCCACCTGCACCCCAGCTGCCTGTTTTCTTAAGGAACAAGCTTGTGTCTGCTGTCACGCTGTGTGAGGCCTGTGCAATAAAACCTCTAATTtcatgtgatgatgatggtacCACAACCTTTAATATCTCAGGTTCTACAAAGTCTTCACTGCATCGTATAATGTTGCCATCACCGTAGATGGAAGAAATTGCAGTAATTGCAGAgataatttgtttttcatccgCAGTCCAATATAAACCTTCAGAGCATACTCACCATAACAATAGAAGTCCATTGATGAGCTCTTTATGTCATCTGGgactttattttcctctgacCAGTTCCCACAAGTGCTTCTTCAGCTGTTCAAGTTGCCTAGCAACCATTGCCTCTCACAATCTGCTTTTCAAACTCCAATGAATTTAGTATTGGTATTGCACATGTAGCCTCCGTCGGTACATGCAAACTGTGTCCAAACTCCTGCATCTGTTCAGTTGATCAGTCAGTGATTCCTGGTGGTTGTGGCACCGTGTACAAGGGTTATCAGAGCAGTATTATACCGAGATCCCTAAATCAACTGTGTCACATTGATCTCCAAAAACCTTTTACTACTTACATTGTGACAAGCCGATTACTTTATTATACTACCTCTTTTGTATTGAGCTGCCTTGTGAATTAAAAGAAACCTACAGATAAAGTGAATAGAAGTCTGGTTCTATCGGGTtttggatctagtgaatttaaataaactagaatggcacaacagtcctcttaaattcaaagctgcaccaaattttacactGATACATATCATTCCCCTAAATGTACCtatgtttttcatcaacatccctGTTcggaaaactgaaaatattgaaaaaacgCCCCGTCtttaatgttaaagacagtgaaaaataattcctgCATCAGCACCAATATTTAATAGGTTCTTTGCTgacctataccacatccttccaccatgtttcatgataatctgtccagtagtttgtgTCATCTTGCTTacaataaacaaaccaacaagcaaacacataGGGGGAAATAAAACCTCTTTGACGGAGGCAATAAAGAAGTATAAGAAAGGGTTGACAAACTCAAATCTCATTCAATCTCTCAGTTTGTAAGTTTCACACAGGAGAACAAATTGCACACTGAAGATAACTTCAACCTGTGCATTTTATTCCCCTGAGCAAAGCTGCAGTCTCGTTGATTTGGATACATGAACTCTCAGAAGAATGTGTTCTAATCCAccacactgtttgtgtttttactatTTCAACACGTgttcaatattaaaaatgtgtcaaaaaaataaaaaataaaaattgtcaACTGAGTAACACGTGTTAAATTATTGACCAATCAAGTTATGGACTGTTGCTGATGTCATCATCCAAATCTAAACTTGCTCCAAAGTCAAGGGACCTTCCTTTGGATTGTGACACcggagtgaagaggagaggaaattaAACAGCGAAAGGTAAGAAACCTAAAGCTAAAGTTTCCTCAGTGATGGCGTTACACTTCCAGTGTCTTATGTTAAAAGGTTTCTGGCTGAGACTGAGATTTGACTTTAATTCCAGGTGTCTGCATCTTCTACTGGGAACTAACAGTGGCTAGCAGCAAGCGAATGCTAACTAATGCTAGCTTGAAACAGAAGAGGTGGATGCTGGTGGATTCTTCATGTCGATGTGACAAAAGAGTGATTGGGAGTTATATTGTAATGGTGTAAAACATCTCTACTGTAATATACGTTAATTTAAATAGGTTGTGCAAATGCTGAGTAGTCAGGCAAACTGGGAAAAATGGCAGGAAAAATAAGCTAGCTAAAAAATCTAGCTAGATTATCCTGACAATGAGTCAGCAGGGCCATTTTGTTCATTGTTCTGCTGTGGCTAATAAGTGTACAGTCTCAACAGATGAGGGAAGTGAGAAAACTCATTTGTTAGTTACTTCCACTATTATCAATGTATTTGATTCATAATgttattataacatttaaatcaagtttTACTGTCTTTTGATTGCAGTCTGAGGGATTATATCACATGCAGGGTCACAGTCGCTTaccaaaggtgtgtgtgtgtgtgtgtgtgtgtgtgtctgagagcagATTTAGGTGAAGAATTAAGTACAATTAAAATGGTGATTTTAGAAGTAATCTATAAGAATAGGTAACACATTATTTTAACTATTTTCCAGAGAAAACAACTAACCAACACACTTTgttcttttacagttttacagattTAATGGAGTGGGACTCTGAAGACACCCCTGCTTTGTAGACCTGTCATACTTGGTAAGTATATTGTATCTTAAGTGCTGGTCTAGAGCCTAGTAAATACCCTCTTTATACTTAAGTGATGCATTTAACAATTTCCATTTCAATTTTAAaccagatatatatatatatataataaaaacctattatatgaaaacacaaatgagatAAACTGAGATATACTGACACTGTGCAAGCCCTATGTGATatagttgtgttttctcagacaGGAACAAGCAGCCTCCCAGAATGACCTCCTTTGATGGTGGTCTTGTGTCTAGGAGATCCCAGTAAAGCTCAGTACATTATCATGGCTGAGAACAACAACGTTGCCATCCTGCTCCAGTATGAATGTTTAACATGTAAATTGTTTGTACAGTTTCATTTTCAACTAATTATTAAAATCTAACTAGAGAATTGCAGATGAGTTGTTACTGTATTTACTATATTTTGTGCCTGTAAAGGGTTTGTGTACACTTGTCATTTTTGTCAAACAGACCTATAATCCAGTTTACATTGGGTTAtcaatattgctgtccatgtcaTCGTCAGTTAACTGAAATCATATAAATACTGaagacatgagaataaaacttgGTTAAAAAGTAGTAGGTCAGAAGATGTTTGTTGTGTACAGCTTGGCTTGTCATTTGTCTCGTATATGCACTGATGCTATTAGACCATAGAAGTTTATAactcataaaaaatattttgaagttGAAGGAGTGCAAGTCTATTTCAAATTTTGTACACCAAATAATGTTAGTGTATTTAACTAAGAGTGACAGGTGCCTATAAACAGTTtggcatcaaaggcagctgcctctaaactgGAATCAAAGCCAGCTGCCTCTAcacatcagtggcagtttctttTGCCACcgaaagagctgctgctgccacgatttgagcttgccCTCACTGCACAAACCAGGCGAGTAATGGCGACATGTGAAGAAGCAGATCTCACAGTGTGTGGATCAAATAAGCTCCCTTCAccacaggaggaggatgaggaggagcagctttACCGCACACCAGTGAGGAGAAGAAGTATAAGTCCTGCTGACATCCTGTTGGATCTCAGTGAGGAGGCCGACCTGAAAGAACTGGAGCCATATCAGTATCATCTGTACTCTGGTGTGGAAGAAGCTGTAagttaacatttgtttttcagggtTATCGCTCAATAAGCTGCATTGCTTATACTGAGGGCTGAGCAACAAAACAGTATCAATAATTATGTTAGTTTTCAGcgatagcaatataacaaaggttcaaaataactcaatttaatttgtatgatttgtatgcattgtgtaagcacagcAAAGGGGTGCAACGCATGAGAtaagtttaaacttttaaaggATAATAATGTGAAATTTATCATAATTGTCAATAttgatttatataattttttttatcatgataTAATTTTTGGTCATATCGTCCAGTCCTACTTATATCTTATATCTACTAActattttcaattattttctcCTAActattgcatttgtttttggtcAATTTGattctttgtcttttatattGTAATTATGCTTTGGCAGCGCGTGGGAATGTCATGGCAACAAAggtttttgaaatgtaaatatttaaattgagCTGATATATTCTTATATGCAAAACCTTCTGCCTGCTTTTACTGGATGCATTTCATGTTACCTTTAAGTAGGAGTCGTTGTACCAACTGTACATCGATTGTAATATATGTATATCATATCTAtattagaatatatataaaatatgttgttaGTGGAGAAattacactatatatatatatattcacatgataataatacatttacaatatattttatgCTAATTTCTGGTGAATTATATTCCCAGTTTTTTATATAACTCATCTGTAGTATTTTTTCTGATATCAAATCTATACAATGtcacaaaatgataaaacacttcTGGTATATTTTCAGTGTAAACATATCCAAGCTGTTGTTCTCATACTTAATATATATTGATGTTAAAACAGGTCTGTGGTTGGGACAGAGTTGCTCCACTGAGCTGCATTCTTCTGACTcagaagaaagacaggaaatCAGAACAAAAGGAGgctgacaaaccaaccatcTCAGAAGATCTGACACCCGTTACTGCAGAAAGCTCAGCCAGCATCACAGAGCAGCGCTGTGAGTCGTGTCCAGAACTTTTTAACCAACCGGGGGAATCTTGGTATAGCAATGCTGTGGAAGCTCTGCAGCTAGATACCACAAAATGGCCAGAAAcgacagaggaagaaaggacTCTTGGAGCGACTTTGCGACCTCATCGTCTGTCCACAAAATGCACCGTGTCAGAGAAAAGACCTAATAAGCCTCAGAAACACAGCCACAGGCCCAACAGCACCGTGGTTCCCATCAAGACCTACATATTCTTACCACCAATCAAGCCACAGCATCTGAAGCCGAAGGTTGAGACCTGCAGTGGCAGGAAGGCTTCAGGGGGCGTGAACTTGCAGGAAAGAGGTTTCATGTTGGATAAGAGAAgcgggaggagaggaagaagagaggagccTGTTGCAAACGCTGGGCTTCCCAATCACCCTGCAGACCTGACCTCCACACACCAGACATGTCACCATAACGCACCCTTGTCTTATGCAGGAAGTGTTACTATTCCCAAAAGGTTTCAGGTTCCCGTGTCCTCCAAATCTGACACAATGCAATACGGGCGCTACTTGATGGGTAAGAGCCTCACACGGATCCTCCAGGTCAGCACTGCAGCAGGTGCCCAAACCCATCTCCAGCCCAGCTGCCTGTTTTCTTAAGGAACAagcttgtgtttggttttcagtcTGGTTGATTTGGATACATGAACTCTTTTGCACTGTTTGGAAACTG contains these protein-coding regions:
- the LOC118105111 gene encoding uncharacterized protein LOC118105111, with the protein product MATCEEADLTVCGSDEEPSPQEDEEEEQLYRTPEGRRSKRPADILLDLSEEADLKELEPYQYHLYSGVEEAVCGWDRVAPLSCILLTQKKDRKWTTEPKEADKPTISADPTPVTAESSASIAEQRCESRPGLCNQQGESCINNAVAALQLDITEWPFVNAMQKTTSHHFPETTEEGWTLGATLRPHHLSTKCTVSEKRHIKPQKHSHRPNSTVVPIKTYTFLPPIKPPHLNPKVDGQTCSGRKASGGVNLQERGFMLDKRSGRRGRREEPVANAGLPNHPAALTSTHQTCHHNAPLSYAGSVSIPKGYQLSVSSKPDTEQYGRYMMGESLTRILQGSTAAGAQTHLHPSCLFS